TAAGGTTTGTTTGCGAGGTTCGCACATGACTGTACGGACAAAGATCACCGCTGAAGACCTGCTCAGGATGCCCGACGACGGCTTTCGCTATGAACTGGTCAGAGGAGAACTGAGAAAGATGGCCCCGGCTGGACACGAGCACGGCGGGATCGTTATGAACGTGTCCACGCCGCTCGACCAACATGTCAGAGCAAACGACCTCGGCAGGGTTTATGCTGCCGAAACTGGCTTCAAGCTCGCCTCGAACCCCGATGTCGTGCGCGCGCCCGACGTCGCCTTCGTGAGCCGCAAACGTCTCGAGGAGGCTGGAGACACCGAAGGGTACTGGCCGGGCGCGCCAGACCTGGCGGTGGAGGTCATCTCACCCGGCGACAGCTACACCGAGGTCGAGGA
The genomic region above belongs to Deinococcota bacterium and contains:
- a CDS encoding Uma2 family endonuclease — encoded protein: MTVRTKITAEDLLRMPDDGFRYELVRGELRKMAPAGHEHGGIVMNVSTPLDQHVRANDLGRVYAAETGFKLASNPDVVRAPDVAFVSRKRLEEAGDTEGYWPGAPDLAVEVISPGDSYTEVEEKVVDWLEAGTHMVAVVNPRKRLITVYRSLSEVAVLTAEDSLDGGDVVPGWRVPVASLFS